A single genomic interval of Nostoc commune NIES-4072 harbors:
- a CDS encoding type II toxin-antitoxin system ParD family antitoxin has product MNIQLQGEYEQFIQTRIATGRYENAEDVIVKALKLLEEWENGYQEWEESTQKKLAAGLASIERGDVVDGEVVMARLEEKLRQARETQG; this is encoded by the coding sequence ATGAACATCCAACTTCAAGGGGAATACGAGCAATTTATACAAACCCGAATTGCTACAGGTAGGTATGAAAATGCTGAAGATGTGATTGTTAAAGCACTGAAACTGCTGGAAGAATGGGAGAATGGTTATCAGGAATGGGAAGAATCAACCCAGAAAAAACTAGCTGCTGGGCTTGCTTCTATCGAACGTGGAGATGTAGTAGATGGTGAAGTGGTGATGGCGCGACTAGAGGAGAAATTACGTCAAGCGCGTGAGACTCAAGGATAA
- a CDS encoding ATP-grasp domain-containing protein, whose protein sequence is MLDNVSLLLQACENLNISYEIFQPAENLIKIKLNNKQHYFCNYSTPLINQAVAKIIKDKEYTYHILKQKVKLPRTVGFLSPFCDIQYKIYLKFPSIQDIVLEIKEKFETPVIVKRNSGSGGHNVFLCQNIDEIETAVKEIFNINNKYDYVAIAQEFIHIKSEYRAVFLNKELVLLYEKDTSNAEFAGNLSPLHWNGAKAKYINEPQILSEIANFAKPVFEELDLDYGGLDIVLDRDNQYWLIEVNSHPNYTIFTRDNGKEPVLKVFEKMLISLASK, encoded by the coding sequence ATGTTAGATAATGTTTCCCTATTGCTCCAAGCTTGTGAAAACTTAAACATCAGCTATGAAATTTTTCAACCTGCTGAAAATTTAATAAAAATTAAACTCAATAATAAACAGCATTATTTTTGTAACTATAGCACTCCGTTAATTAATCAAGCAGTAGCAAAAATTATAAAAGACAAGGAATACACATACCATATTTTAAAGCAAAAGGTCAAACTTCCTCGGACAGTAGGTTTTCTTTCGCCTTTTTGTGACATTCAATATAAAATTTATTTAAAATTTCCCAGTATTCAAGATATCGTATTAGAGATTAAAGAAAAATTTGAAACACCAGTAATTGTCAAAAGAAATTCTGGTTCTGGTGGACATAACGTTTTTTTATGCCAGAATATAGATGAAATTGAAACTGCTGTAAAAGAGATTTTTAATATTAATAACAAGTATGATTACGTTGCGATCGCTCAAGAATTTATTCATATAAAATCTGAATATAGAGCGGTTTTCTTAAATAAAGAATTAGTTTTGCTCTATGAAAAAGATACAAGTAATGCAGAGTTTGCGGGGAACCTCAGCCCTCTGCACTGGAATGGTGCAAAAGCAAAGTATATCAACGAACCACAAATATTGTCAGAGATTGCTAATTTTGCTAAACCAGTTTTTGAAGAATTAGACCTTGATTATGGTGGTTTAGATATTGTATTAGATCGAGATAACCAATATTGGTTAATTGAAGTCAATTCTCACCCAAATTATACTATTTTCACTAGAGACAATGGAAAGGAGCCTGTGTTGAAAGTTTTTGAAAAAATGCTTATTAGCCTAGCCTCAAAATAA
- a CDS encoding GAF domain-containing sensor histidine kinase, whose product MLSSPDLSFSRTLPIVVFNQLGELLEQMAQTVGSAALLLTEAVLVRIDVPAKWQRQRFTLVVSEQFSALLVGNLAQGDEGEQGIDSALNAQLTFNLEAIATFVYELRNLFEYDSSTYQNLEGYRQIIQPNDATLQSQFSLLLLEYLLIQPNQEIIAPPSSTAPTIYICQPVEDALKKQIAQERLLNQVTTQIRKSLDLPVIMATAITQVREFLELDRLVIYKFEGSKVKAQRYQSDTIPLSGTALLTDTEQSIGASEIYFSIPKNKDKPSLSVSANNQPLLEDWQNYRGYIVYEARATDAITSVLNYTEKNCFIRTSQCWEKYRQGFTLAVDDVEKTYALEECLLNFLRETQVRAKLAAPIIFEDKLWGLLIAHQCDNPHQWTESEKNLLSSIAEQLAIAIHQADLMQTLTQEKQTLEQRVIERTIGLRDALLAAEAANRLRSEFLATISHELLTPLTYVIGMSSTLLRWPLGELSQRQRGYLQTIHDSGEHLLEMINDILDLSQIEAGKTALNISEFSLVNIAETAVESLRKKAISEQINLNLDLQIDPKRDRFTADGERVEQILWNLLTNAIKFTPESGSVTLRLWVEDDTAIFQVEDTGIGIPDEQLPLIFDKFQQLDTPYRRRYEGTGLGLALTKQLVELHRGRIEVESTVSIGSIFTVWIPAQAMRVVS is encoded by the coding sequence ATGCTTAGTTCTCCTGATTTGAGCTTTTCTCGAACCTTGCCTATTGTTGTATTTAATCAGCTTGGGGAATTGTTAGAACAGATGGCTCAAACGGTGGGAAGTGCCGCTCTGCTACTGACAGAAGCTGTGTTAGTACGAATTGATGTACCTGCGAAGTGGCAAAGGCAAAGGTTTACACTAGTGGTTTCTGAGCAGTTTAGTGCGCTCTTGGTAGGAAACTTAGCGCAGGGGGATGAGGGGGAGCAGGGAATTGACTCGGCGCTTAATGCTCAGTTGACATTTAATTTAGAGGCGATCGCAACATTTGTCTACGAATTAAGAAACTTGTTTGAGTATGATTCCTCCACTTACCAAAATCTCGAAGGTTATCGCCAAATTATTCAGCCCAATGATGCTACGCTCCAAAGTCAATTCTCACTGTTGTTATTAGAATATCTCCTAATTCAGCCAAACCAAGAAATAATAGCACCTCCAAGCTCAACTGCGCCGACAATTTATATCTGTCAGCCAGTGGAAGATGCTTTAAAAAAACAGATTGCCCAGGAGCGGTTGTTAAATCAGGTAACAACGCAAATCCGCAAAAGCCTAGATTTGCCAGTGATTATGGCAACAGCAATTACACAAGTGCGTGAGTTTCTGGAATTAGACAGATTAGTAATCTATAAATTTGAAGGTTCCAAAGTCAAGGCTCAACGATACCAGTCTGACACTATTCCCCTCAGTGGAACCGCACTGCTAACAGATACGGAACAGTCGATTGGAGCTTCGGAAATCTATTTTTCTATACCAAAAAACAAGGATAAACCCTCGCTTTCTGTGTCAGCTAATAATCAACCATTACTAGAAGACTGGCAAAACTATCGAGGTTATATTGTCTATGAAGCCCGTGCTACAGATGCTATTACATCGGTGTTGAATTACACGGAAAAAAATTGCTTTATCCGAACCTCTCAATGTTGGGAAAAATATCGCCAAGGCTTTACCTTAGCTGTGGATGATGTCGAAAAAACTTATGCTCTAGAAGAGTGTTTGTTAAATTTTTTGAGGGAAACCCAAGTTAGGGCTAAGTTGGCAGCACCGATTATATTTGAAGATAAATTGTGGGGATTGCTGATTGCTCATCAGTGCGATAATCCACATCAGTGGACTGAGAGTGAAAAAAACTTGCTGAGTTCGATCGCAGAACAGTTAGCGATCGCAATTCACCAAGCTGATTTAATGCAAACGCTTACCCAAGAAAAACAAACTCTCGAACAACGAGTTATTGAACGCACAATAGGATTACGTGATGCTCTCCTCGCCGCCGAAGCTGCTAACCGTCTCAGAAGTGAGTTTCTCGCCACTATCAGTCACGAATTGCTCACGCCTTTAACTTATGTGATTGGGATGTCATCTACATTGTTACGTTGGCCTTTGGGTGAATTGAGTCAGCGACAACGGGGTTATCTGCAAACAATCCACGACAGTGGAGAACATTTATTAGAAATGATTAATGACATCCTCGATTTATCCCAAATCGAGGCTGGTAAGACAGCTTTAAATATTTCGGAATTTTCTTTGGTGAATATTGCGGAAACTGCTGTTGAGTCACTGCGAAAAAAAGCAATCAGTGAACAAATTAATCTCAACCTTGATTTGCAAATCGATCCTAAACGCGATCGCTTTACCGCCGATGGAGAACGAGTAGAACAAATTCTCTGGAATCTGTTAACTAATGCGATTAAATTTACCCCCGAAAGTGGTAGCGTTACCTTACGTCTTTGGGTGGAAGATGATACAGCTATTTTTCAAGTAGAAGACACCGGGATTGGTATTCCTGATGAACAATTACCATTAATTTTTGATAAATTTCAGCAACTCGATACACCCTATCGCCGCCGCTACGAAGGTACTGGACTGGGACTAGCTTTAACTAAACAACTTGTGGAACTCCATCGGGGACGAATTGAAGTAGAATCCACTGTAAGTATCGGCTCAATTTTTACTGTATGGATACCAGCTCAGGCAATGAGAGTGGTGAGTTAG
- a CDS encoding MATE family efflux transporter produces the protein MFSEVKKCLVLAVPLAAAQLAQSATGFVDTVMMGWLGSQTIASGALGVTIFSFCLLIVAGIVSAISPLAAQAYGAGDREKLGTIVRLGLGISLVLGIPITLLLYNGGALLLLLGQDAKVVALAEIYLRAIALGFIPALGFAVLKSFLSALFQPQLVMVTVVLGTLLNITANYVLMFGKLGFPALGLAGIGWASTLSLWSMFVALIVYICNQPRFAVYNIFRPLSKKAFPLEHRRIIGEIFQIGLPIGGLIAVEAGLFTVVTFIIGKLGTNALAAHQIALQTISISFQLALGISLATTVRVGQLVGQNDLLATRLAGYVGIAIAALSMGMVGITFWLVPKSIISLYIDITDPNNADVVVLAVKLLGVAAIFQIVDGVQVTAGGALRGLKDTRIPMLIGIFAYWCVGLFTGYTFGISSGYGAIGLWWGLAIGLAIAAIIMTWRFSNKTTNH, from the coding sequence ATGTTTTCTGAAGTTAAAAAATGTCTCGTGTTAGCCGTACCTTTAGCAGCAGCACAACTGGCTCAATCTGCAACTGGTTTTGTGGATACGGTAATGATGGGCTGGTTAGGAAGCCAGACTATTGCATCTGGAGCATTGGGAGTTACTATCTTTAGTTTTTGTCTGTTAATTGTTGCTGGTATCGTTTCTGCTATCAGTCCGTTAGCCGCCCAAGCCTACGGAGCCGGAGATAGAGAAAAACTTGGCACAATTGTCCGGCTGGGACTAGGGATATCTTTGGTACTAGGAATACCTATTACATTGCTGCTTTACAATGGAGGTGCTTTACTACTTCTACTAGGGCAGGATGCTAAGGTAGTAGCACTAGCAGAGATTTATTTAAGAGCGATCGCACTGGGTTTTATTCCTGCTTTAGGCTTTGCAGTACTTAAAAGCTTTCTTTCTGCTCTATTCCAACCGCAATTAGTGATGGTGACTGTGGTTTTGGGTACTCTACTCAACATCACAGCTAACTATGTGCTGATGTTTGGCAAACTGGGATTTCCGGCGCTGGGTTTAGCTGGTATCGGTTGGGCAAGCACACTCTCACTTTGGAGTATGTTTGTTGCTTTGATAGTTTATATATGTAATCAGCCTCGTTTTGCAGTTTATAATATTTTTCGACCTTTATCTAAAAAAGCTTTTCCCTTAGAACATCGCCGGATCATTGGCGAAATTTTTCAAATTGGATTGCCCATTGGCGGGCTGATTGCGGTCGAAGCGGGACTGTTCACTGTTGTTACCTTCATAATAGGAAAATTAGGAACAAACGCTCTTGCTGCTCATCAAATTGCTTTACAAACAATTTCCATATCATTCCAGCTTGCACTAGGCATTTCTCTAGCGACAACAGTACGTGTTGGGCAGTTAGTTGGGCAGAATGACCTGCTTGCTACTCGTCTGGCTGGATATGTAGGCATTGCCATTGCAGCTCTATCTATGGGTATGGTAGGTATTACATTTTGGTTAGTGCCAAAGTCGATTATTTCTCTTTATATTGACATTACCGATCCCAACAATGCAGATGTGGTTGTCCTCGCAGTAAAATTGCTGGGAGTGGCAGCGATTTTTCAAATAGTTGACGGTGTGCAAGTTACTGCGGGCGGAGCATTACGCGGATTAAAAGACACTCGAATTCCGATGTTGATTGGTATTTTTGCTTATTGGTGTGTTGGTTTATTCACTGGTTATACTTTCGGAATCTCGTCGGGGTATGGAGCGATTGGTCTTTGGTGGGGACTAGCTATTGGTTTAGCGATCGCTGCAATAATCATGACTTGGCGGTTTAGCAACAAAACAACTAACCACTGA
- a CDS encoding antibiotic biosynthesis monooxygenase family protein, whose protein sequence is MILEAVMLHVKSGLESDFEATFKKASKFISSMDGYLSHELHKCIEVQGKYLLLVKWQTLESHTVGFRNSAEYQEWKKLLHHFYEPFPTVEHFEEIEI, encoded by the coding sequence ATGATTCTTGAGGCAGTTATGCTTCATGTTAAATCTGGTCTAGAATCAGATTTTGAAGCTACTTTCAAAAAAGCTTCTAAATTTATTTCTTCAATGGATGGATATTTATCCCATGAATTGCATAAATGTATAGAAGTTCAAGGTAAATATTTATTACTTGTCAAATGGCAAACCTTAGAATCTCATACTGTTGGATTTAGAAATTCTGCTGAGTATCAAGAGTGGAAAAAACTTCTACATCATTTTTATGAGCCATTTCCTACGGTTGAACACTTTGAAGAAATTGAAATATAA
- a CDS encoding metallophosphoesterase family protein — translation MNLKRRQFLFLSSFSAIGTGFLGWMLADKNHQTADITDSTTAIAANPAKKDLLLRFVSVADTGTGAKGQYAVAGAMNAYHKQNPYDLVVLAGDNIYNNGEIEKISAVFERPYQALLKLGVKFQACLGNHDIRTENGDPQVKYAGFNMKGRYYTFKRNQVQFFALDTNGNADWKNQLTWLEKELSLSKAPWKVVFGHHPIYSSGQYGSNPNFIKTFTPLFQKHGVQLYINGHEHNYERTRAIDGTTYLICGAGAGNRPVGRSEWTKYSTSDLSFASYEVYKDRIEVSAIATNNRVFDKGIIQLKSA, via the coding sequence ATGAACCTCAAACGCCGTCAATTTTTATTTTTAAGTAGCTTCAGTGCCATTGGTACGGGATTTTTAGGCTGGATGTTAGCTGATAAAAATCATCAAACTGCTGATATCACCGATTCAACAACAGCTATAGCCGCCAACCCAGCCAAAAAAGACTTGTTATTACGTTTTGTGTCTGTAGCTGATACAGGGACTGGCGCTAAAGGACAGTATGCTGTGGCTGGAGCGATGAACGCATATCATAAACAAAATCCTTATGATTTAGTTGTTTTAGCTGGAGACAACATTTACAACAACGGCGAAATCGAGAAAATTAGTGCAGTTTTTGAGCGTCCTTATCAAGCTTTACTAAAACTTGGTGTGAAATTTCAGGCTTGTTTAGGTAATCATGATATTCGTACTGAAAATGGCGATCCACAAGTCAAGTATGCTGGCTTTAATATGAAGGGACGTTATTATACATTTAAACGTAATCAAGTACAATTTTTTGCTTTAGATACTAACGGTAATGCTGATTGGAAAAACCAGTTAACTTGGTTAGAAAAAGAATTAAGTCTTAGTAAAGCTCCTTGGAAAGTTGTATTTGGTCATCATCCAATTTATTCATCGGGTCAGTATGGGAGTAATCCAAATTTTATAAAAACTTTCACTCCTCTATTTCAAAAACACGGCGTTCAACTTTACATCAATGGTCACGAACATAATTATGAACGGACTCGTGCTATTGATGGGACAACTTATTTAATTTGTGGTGCAGGTGCTGGAAATCGCCCTGTAGGGCGTTCTGAGTGGACAAAGTATTCTACAAGTGATTTAAGTTTTGCCTCTTATGAGGTGTATAAAGATAGAATAGAAGTAAGTGCGATCGCTACTAATAATCGCGTTTTTGATAAAGGTATTATTCAATTAAAATCAGCGTAA
- a CDS encoding type II toxin-antitoxin system RelE/ParE family toxin has product MEYSIAKEASQDLDEILDYFLVRNINAGSRFIREFNKKCQNIAQFPNIGRSYPKFDPRLRGIRLDSYIIFYRVFEDSIVIVRVVSGYRDLSSIFADVDDE; this is encoded by the coding sequence ATGGAATACTCTATTGCCAAGGAAGCAAGTCAAGATTTAGATGAGATTTTGGATTATTTTTTAGTTCGCAATATCAACGCTGGGTCAAGATTTATTCGAGAATTTAATAAGAAATGCCAAAACATAGCTCAATTCCCGAATATAGGACGAAGTTACCCCAAGTTTGACCCCAGGCTTAGAGGAATACGCTTAGATAGCTACATTATTTTTTATCGAGTTTTTGAAGATAGTATTGTGATTGTGCGGGTAGTTAGCGGTTATCGGGATTTAAGCTCTATATTTGCAGATGTGGACGATGAGTAG
- a CDS encoding AAA family ATPase: protein MKIKCLKMQSFRGIGDLMLDFDQTVPTVLIGINGVGKSSILDCLAILLTNEDWQPS, encoded by the coding sequence ATGAAAATCAAGTGTTTAAAAATGCAATCATTCCGTGGAATCGGCGATTTGATGCTTGATTTCGATCAAACAGTCCCAACGGTACTTATTGGTATCAACGGTGTAGGAAAATCGAGTATTCTTGACTGTCTTGCTATTCTTCTAACAAATGAAGATTGGCAACCAAGTTGA